The sequence attgaAAAATCTCTCATCCTCCACCCATTTTCAAAACTAGAGTCAGAACCACTAAATCCGAGTGAAGAGTATAACATTCCAGCAAAACAAACAGACCCCTTCTTTATAAACCTCACATTTGTACGtttttagggttagggttagggttttaccACACACAGGCTGAAAATGGAGGCTGAGAGAAAGCTATCGGCAGAGGCTGGGTCCATACTCCAGGAAGGTATAGGATTGGTTCTGTCTCGGTGGTCAGCGCTCCAATTGGCCGTTGAGAACGAGTGGGGTGGCCGTGACTCGGGCCGGAAAGCGGAGCAACTCATCATCGATATCTTCTTCTGGTTCAATCACTCCAAAGGTACTTAATTCACTCAGCTCCACTCCTTCGACTCATCAAAATATTCGTTTTTCTGGAAAAAGAGCTTGAAATTTGATATGCTGCTTCTTTTTTAGGGGATTCTTATCccaaaatttgtattttaaaatttgttagAATTTAATCGAGGTCTTTCAGTATAATGAATTTTGTGATGCTTGTGCTTCTGAGAATGGAATTAGGATTCTATTGGGAATTTATCTGCGAAAGTAAGAACCTTTATTACCATAATTGCCAATTTTATGCTGGTTCTTCTTTTTGCTTATAGTTTTgagtgtttttaatttaatttggtgAGGTTTGCTTTCTCTCAGAGAAAAGCTCCTATTTTTGGACTGTTTCTGTGTGGAAATGTGGTGGTCTATTATTACTAGGAACATGATACGATTATACTCAGTAAAATTGGTAGCAGTTTTCCAATATGGAAATTATAAACGGAACtgttaattttctttgatGTTAAAATGAGAATATCTGTTGTTCTAACCGAGCAAAATCATTAACTAATGTTGTGAATTTTGCATCTGTGGGTTTTCTCCTAACTGTGTGTTCGTTCTCCTCAGAGCCTCTTTACATAGATGATTTAGAAGATGTGCTGAATGAAGCTATGCTTTCTCTCAACACTATGACAGAGGATGGCAGCATTGAGGAGGTAAGCATTTCAGCACTTAATAATATCTTGATAGATTATACGAGAGACTTAATATGCTATGCTTGTGGTGggaaactcaaaatttattgCTTGCTCCATAGATTGTGTGACTCAAAGTGGGCAACCATTACAAATGTTTGTGATGTGTGTGTCCCGGACCACCTGGCCGACTATTTGACTTTTAGAAATAAGATCTTTTAGCATCAAGTACATTTCAGTTGGCAGCTGATTCTCAGCCGCATCTCCAGTCATTAGAGACACTGCTCACATGTTTCATTAGATAGACTATTCATGGATCATTTCATGTGttcattattgtttttatGAACTAGTTGATATTACGGGTGCAGTTTTTACTTATGGCTTCTATCTTTATGATGTTTGCgtattttttctttggattTACACAGGTTGCTGAAAAGTTAATGATTATGCATGAAGAATGTTTAGACTGTAATTTCAAGTCTATTGAAAGCCTAAGGGAAGCCAATCATCGAAGAGTTGCTGTTCCTCATGTTAGAGAGGTAAATTCAATCCCTCAACCTTAAAAGTTTTTACTAATTGTTAACATAAGTTTCTCGTATGCCCTGTTAACACTTCTGTCATGTGTTGAAAAGAAATCCTTGTGGATGTTCTCGTGAGAGATCTTTTTGACTGCGTAAGAATGGTGGAGAACCTTTTTTGCTCATATGGGTTCTTTAAAGCCATGAGTGGCGGAGGGAGGATGATAAGTTGAAATGATATGCCTTACTGCTATCTCTTCATTCTGTTTGTTACTCATGCCAGGTTGCAAATGATGACGACGATAGcgatgaagaaaatgatgataGAGATCATTGCATGGGAAATGATGATTCCTCAAACATGATGATGGTGGACACACCGGAGTCTCATTCAAATGTAAATGTTGTAAGCATGTCAGACAGTGAGCCAAAACCCAAGCTGGCTGCCGAAGCAGAAGATGGATGGGAAGTAGTTGGACCAAGACGACATAAGGGTAGAAGGAATTAGGTTGAACCCTAGGTATATGCAATTCCCCCTTACCTCaacatttgtcattttttatcCCCTCTCAAATGGAATAGTATATGTATACCATGTTTTGCTAAGTTCTTTGACAGAGTTTGAAGTTAACTCACCcaaatgagaaaagaaaaaaaccgaTTAATATTACAAGAAAAGGGTAgctgcattttcaatattcgAGCATAGCACTAATATGGAAATCTCTCCCccaaggcaagaaaagaaagcatGGGAATGCAGACATTTTATGATTTGATAATGTATCACTGTCGCTCGTGGCTGCGTTTCTCTATTGCACAGATGATGGTGTGGTGGGAGTGAAGGAAGTGTAGAAGTTTGAACTTCACTCAAAAAAAACATCCATAATTGAAAAGGCTTTGGTCAttgaaattttgtgttttAGTGTGCTTAGTAAAAAAGTGAAGAGCAAAGAAACATGTCATTAATGCAAACAGTTGGAAGATGGAACAAAATGGCAGCTAATCGTGCTCTCCAAACAGGAAACTGTCTGGGAATGTTTTACAAAACATACCCATCAAATAAATTTGATGGTTCACCTCTTTCTCAGACATGTACACAGTAGCTCACTTATTGCTATAATCATCCTTTTCACTAACTTCAGAaagcatgttttttttttttttttggggtcataCATAAAGCCAGTGGGGGTAACCTATCCcattagagcaactccacccatttgcccttagctatggcaagggtggagctagggcagccactattcacgtgaatagtggctgcccttgcaaatagtattttgtgtttccacccattgccatggctaagggcaattactattcatttttttatttttttcacaaattttttaataaaaataattaatctagataatatttttggataatatttttgagttcgtacatatcaatatttattataaaattcatatctcaatcggataaaattttggtatttatagaaaaaaaaaagagagtatttttttggtattttttttaaaaaaaattcaatttttttcatttttttattgtacaaaaattggatgccgttggattggagaaaaaaatctgatcggaGAGCCCAGAGTGCGACACGTGGACTTTTAGTGGTACTGTAGCGTCAGACACTGTAGCAGCACTGTAGCGCACTGTAACGATGACGTCAGCACCAAAACGAGGGCTGGAGCTCGGGCAGCCCAGGTTGCTGGGTCCCACCTCGAACTCGGGCCTGGGCTGCACGCTAgaacaccttttttttttttcccctcccTTAGCCTCGTGCTGGACTCTCCGCTGGAGCCACTCTTAGGATATCTGCTCGATAGTATTCTCAAGCCTCCttcaaagagaaaataatctgaataaattataattgcGTTAAAAAAATCGgctcaatttctttttcagcagtttcaaaaaaattacaaggcTATAAAACCAGGTAGATTAGTGTAATTTTCTCTATTGATTTCCCCGTTTAACGGAACACTATTAAGAACATATGTGCTAGCATACGATGACTAACAGACCTCGTATGATTCATGAGGGCTAGGCTAGCAGTGCAGCCCTGCTGTTGCATTGCACCATGTCCTTCCAAAGTTGGTaaattcattcttttttttctaacaaaaaaagCAACCACACCTGGAATCAACTCAACAGagaagattgaaaaaaaaaataaaaataaaaataaaaataatactgACCATCTTACTCAAAATTATCAATTTTGCATCTCATATTGGGATGCGGACTCACGATCTCTCAATAAACATACATCGTATAATTAATCGGGTGTTATACTGTTCTCTTTTGCTTAATTTCctttctacaaaaaaaaaaagaaaagaaaacaacaacagAGCATCAAGAAAGATCGGAAATAACACGATCGCACTTCTCTTCCAATATCTTCACAGCTTCAGTAACTAACACTTCGGGAGGAAATACCCCACTTGATTCAATAATAACTGTGTGCATgtgtgagagaaaaaaagttaGAACTCTTGAAAACATTCATACAAACAAATAATGCTGTATTGAAACATACTTTTCCTATATAAACTCTACACGAGACTCCAATTATATCATCAACCATTGATAATGAAGAAGACACCGTAAGGTCGTAACTGACAATGATCCAAAATTCCAACTTCTAGAGGCTCGTACACCACCAGGTGTAGGTAATATCCAACTCATATATAAGCCAGTGGGGGTAACCTATCCCATTTTAGTCTAATGCACAGAATTATCTAATTAATGTGGTATTGACCATCAGATATCTCAAGTCTCGGAGACCAGCTTaactggaaaaaaaacaaattcaggCAGTCTAGTTTCTATGTTTTGACTCCTGAGCAAGTGATTTTtacaaataaaagaattgaaaCAGAAATTTCATACATTTGTGATGAGGACTAAAGCTCCATTTCTGGGACACTTACAATAACGAGAAACTAGAAGAAATTCATAATTCCAACTTTGATTACAGAGGAAATTACTTACAAATGAAATGATCCTTCTTACGCCGTAACGATATTGCATTCTCCCATCCCTTCCCTTCTCTGATGCATTCCCTGCACAATGTGCAAGCTCGTGGTCTGGCTACAGTAGCCCTCTTTTTACCTGCTAACCAgtcaaatcatcaatcaagCCACTCCAGAAAATGACAAACAAGGGAAACAATTTGTGCAAGTGCAAATATAACAATAGTTTTTGAAACTCATATATTGGGACAAACCTACAGCATTGCATCCTTTTAAAACTAATTCTTTGTTGTCAGTCTAGTATCTAAAGCAGAGGGAGAATAAATGCCATTAAAGAAAAATCCTATACCTTTGCCAATATCTTCAATATCAAATACTTTAACTGGGCATATTGCCACAAGTTTCTCAGCCTGCTGATCTTCAATATCTTCCAATAGTACAATctaacaagaaataaataaaaaattcggATTACTTCTAAATAATCTTCAGGGTGTTAGAAGCAATCACTCAAAACAACATCCCCTTACCTCAggaagcatcttataccaaACAGGGGTAACTGGGGACCATTTTGAATGTGTTTTACCAATGCCCTTAACAGCATGTGCTTCCAGTTCAATTTCCTAAGAAGTGGTAAACTTAATGTCATTTAAAACAAATGCAAAAGAACAGTAAGCATTACTGACAACTATAAAGAATAACTACGGAAATTGATAAGATATTAGTTGGCAATAATGCAAAATACTAGACTAGCAATCTCCACTTATGCTAAGGACTAAGAAACAACTCCATCTTATTATCTTCCTGGTGAATCTCCAGCAATAAGTTATTAACCAAACACCATTTACTTGAAAATAGCAAGTGATATGAGAAGTGTAAACCAAGATATATTATTTCTGAATAATTTACAGTTACATTTTATTGAAATAATATTTGGAGTCAGTTGATCCAGCTATCAATATCTGAGACTCTGCTTACACTGCAAAGACAAAAGTGTAACACTGTGATTTTTTAGGAATGACCAGAAttatacaaaacaaataaaaggtTTACCTGACCAGGGCCCAGTCTAGCAATAAGAATATCTCCAAGCGCGGGGGCGATTGGATTGCTGGAAAATTCTGGCAAGGATTCCTGGCTGCAAGTAAATGATGtatatgtttttggttttgaggATGAACCTGTCTTTGAATCTTGTGATTCCAAAGGAAACTCACTCCCATTTGGCAACCATATCAATTCTTTTGACTTTACTGCATAAAATGTTGTAAAATCATCatcacaagaaaaaaaaattccttccAATAGTTTTGTAGAAAGAGAGGTTTTAAACTTGTTGATATTCTTCACAACAACTAAAAAATCACAAGAAAATAATACCTGAAAGACGTTGCCCACTTCGTTCACAGCGAACATGGAGCTTAAAAACAATGGTGTTCTTTTCACTTGCCgtattattttctaaaaagtaaaatatgcCACAGGAAAAAACTCAATAACTCAAAGCTGTGGAGGaaataaacaaagagaaacctaaattatataataaaaatgcaAATACCAAACCATAGTACCTGCATATTCAAATAATCTAGGGTCGGCTTTGATCGGAATGAGACCCAACCTGTGGGCAAGTACTTCATCTTGGATTACTgatgtgttgtttgcaataaggACTTTTTCAATAGCCATTGTGGGAACCTACACTTGTGTAGTGAAAAAAGTTTGGGATCATCATTGATAAGCAAAACTGCCAACTGAATAGCGATTCCCATAAACACATGATCCAAGAGATAGCACAAACTAAGGGAAGCAGATACAAAACTTCCATCTATGGTCAAAatggtgtatatatattagaaagggaaagaaatgAATAGCATACGATTTATAAATTTCTTTCACAACTAAAATGATTAGTCAGTGAAATGAAGAGATGAGTGCAGAGAATGACAGTCTAACAAAGAAAcatgattatatatatgtgtgtgtgtgtgtgtgtgtgtgtgtgtatttataGATATATATTTCAGAAGATTAACTCATGACAATAGAAGGACCTCATTGACATAATTTTTTCCCCTGGAAACAGTTACATCAACTTGTTAAACCTGAGAAATTAACCATGCAGTCACTCAACCAAAAGGTTGACTACAAAAAAGCTGAAGTATGGAGACAAATTCCTTTTACTTGATATCCAATGCATGATGATACTTAAACAATGATCACTAAGTCACAGAGCGTGAGAATGCAAGTACATAAGAACTCCATATAACTAGAAGACGATACTTAAGCCATGAAGAAGGTATATTTTAATAGAACTAGTATATGAActccaataaatattaatcATTGCAAGTATATTTTTATCACCCATACTCAAGTATTCATgaattttaatatttcaaaCCTCAGATATGAGGATTCTCCGGAATGCATTGGCAAGTGCTGGATCAATGCCGATCATATCAAACTCCATTTCATCCTCTGTAAGACGAATAACTTCAACTCTAAAGTTGTCACAGAAGTTATCCAAAAAACTATTTTCAACTCTCATTGATGAATAAGCACCAGAATACTGAAAGGTATCAGTCTGCAAACACCAAATTTAAGACATGTAAGAAATATACGAAGAGATGAAACTGCATGAATGCATTTCCTAAAtattgagaaaaatgaaagagagtGATAACTAATATTGCTGTATGCAGGGCTATGCCACTTAGGCAAATTTCTGTCTTTGGTTCTCCATTTCTACGTAATTTTTCCGAACAAAAAAACCTTAATCCGCAAAACTagattttattcattttaaaatttacacTTTGAAGCATGAATAATAGTACCCAGCAACAAATACATGCAACACATCTATGCATAAACATGAATCGAGCTTATGTTTTCTGGTAACTCAATTAGATAACAACTCCAaaggaccaaaaaaaaaaaacttgactTTCCTACCTTTCCTTAGCAACTAAGCATGACCATCAACAAAACTAACCAACCACAGAACCCAAATTTTGACTCAGCGGTTAAAAAAACCTAAGAGAACCCAAAAGCACCTAATAGAACACAAAAGCAGCCATAAGCCAATAATGGAtatctttaaattttgaaaaagcaaaaaacaaacatgagCATCAATCAAcccaaccaaccaaaaaaataaacagtTTTTCTCAAGACTATAAACgaattccaaaaacaaaaaaagaatgaaaataaggtgaaaagtgaaaaaaggGGTAGAAAAACTGTACATGAATGGGAGCATCAGCCTTGCAATCGACGCGCGTCCTCTGGAATTCAATGTTTGAAGGTAGTCGCCCCATCGGCACATCTGAGAGATTCTCTATAAATTCCAATGTAGCGTTCTCTTTTACAGAGTCTGCTCCTTCAGACTCTGAACTCGACGTTGTACCTTCGTTATCGGACGACATGGTTCTTCTTTCACTTCTTCAGCAGTCGTCTTCGTCACCgccaatctctctctctctctctctctctctctctctgttcttGATATTAAAGTTAGGGTTTTGGGGGTTTAGTGGAAGAGAGTGGCAAAATTTGGGTTCAGGGTTTTACGGACGAGAAGAGGCCGATGGGCCTCCGATTATTAATCGGAAATTGGAATTTGGGTACAACTAGGCCCATTAGAATTCACACGAATAAAGTGTTTCACGTCGAAGATTTACCAAATAGTATGTAATGGCTTGAGTCTCTCGGCTATGTATACATATTTTGGTATTAGTTTTGCACCAACTATACTGCTGgaattccctttttttttgggtttgtgtttaattttgtccaacaaaaggaaaaaaaaaaaaaaaactaaacttgTAATTCTCTCTTTTCCAAATGCTCACTCTTGGTGGTTGCTACATATTCTACAATGTTAATTTATGTTATGAATGCTTAACTCAAAACACTcattgtattgtattgtatgaGGCTTGTAGTTTAAGTAGTTGAGAACATTCACATGAGGTTATAGTATAGAAGAGAATGatatattttgaaaagaaaatatccgactttttttttctcttcccaACGAAGAGAGTTTTATTAAAGATTGTTGAGGCTCAAAAAAGTCCATTGTTGGGCTCAAATAAATTTCCATCCCAAacacaataatttattaagaaaagtcaCATATCATAGTACATGAAGGCCCGTCATATACAAGTCACAGCCCACGTGCcatgctaaataaataatttgtcaTGTCAGGAACTGGAGTAAGGTTATAAAATACAAGTCCATGCTAAAATAAGCACTGTGTCCCTCTCTAAGGACAATAAAATTAGAGCGTGCCAAGCAACATGCCACGCCAATCaggaaattattgttttacgcCC comes from Prunus dulcis chromosome 6, ALMONDv2, whole genome shotgun sequence and encodes:
- the LOC117629517 gene encoding DNA-directed RNA polymerases I and III subunit RPAC1; translation: MSSDNEGTTSSSESEGADSVKENATLEFIENLSDVPMGRLPSNIEFQRTRVDCKADAPIHTDTFQYSGAYSSMRVENSFLDNFCDNFRVEVIRLTEDEMEFDMIGIDPALANAFRRILISEVPTMAIEKVLIANNTSVIQDEVLAHRLGLIPIKADPRLFEYAENNTASEKNTIVFKLHVRCERSGQRLSVKSKELIWLPNGSEFPLESQDSKTGSSSKPKTYTSFTCSQESLPEFSSNPIAPALGDILIARLGPGQEIELEAHAVKGIGKTHSKWSPVTPVWYKMLPEIVLLEDIEDQQAEKLVAICPVKVFDIEDIGKGKKRATVARPRACTLCRECIREGKGWENAISLRRKKDHFIFIIESSGVFPPEVLVTEAVKILEEKCDRVISDLS
- the LOC117631469 gene encoding pre-rRNA-processing protein TSR2-like, whose translation is MEAERKLSAEAGSILQEGIGLVLSRWSALQLAVENEWGGRDSGRKAEQLIIDIFFWFNHSKEPLYIDDLEDVLNEAMLSLNTMTEDGSIEEVAEKLMIMHEECLDCNFKSIESLREANHRRVAVPHVREVANDDDDSDEENDDRDHCMGNDDSSNMMMVDTPESHSNVNVVSMSDSEPKPKLAAEAEDGWEVVGPRRHKGRRN